The Portunus trituberculatus isolate SZX2019 chromosome 19, ASM1759143v1, whole genome shotgun sequence genome contains a region encoding:
- the LOC123506139 gene encoding endothelial zinc finger protein induced by tumor necrosis factor alpha-like, producing the protein MASEPFEGSASMLESVSGGGGGTTSMALPPNSMNMNTVYMDHLVQVGQTGHTTWYEYNTFNNLLVAPTMQAPQIAIPQHQHHTPEMVTTELPRPKQPAPRSKPRTSASERMYYCDVCGASFSNSSNLKSHARIHSGERPYICEECGVSFVQSSNLKAHKRTHTGERPYTCSECGQTFSRSSHLTGHKRTHTGERPYICGICQDSFVTSTHLRNHMRKHTGERPFACQICEAAFAQNASLQIHLRIHTGERPYKCTDCAAAFRSKGDLRSHRKLHTDERPFSCHRCGKVFKTNQYLQKHLKKCGAPPTGKKRGRPRKILTADSMISSVSKKTLNKAPRGKSKAKSKKGRSRARPTRVTRHTKVDEQGQIIREGDFEDDSSEATEEILASEKITNGDILEEPSTSSEHLQHHQEQQKHHCVEAPTPDPLEHQREEVLPDLKMSNEQFEDITSNGIDQVTDVDQTLHIAHVEHIEHMPIEAMERVVQATHY; encoded by the exons ATG GCAAGTGAACCATTTGAAGGAAGTGCCTCGATGCTGGAGTCCGTCagtggaggtggcggcggcaccACCAGCATGGCACTTCCTCCCAACTCCATGAACATGAACACAGTATATATGGACCACTTGGTGCAGGTAGGGCAGACCGGCCACACCACCTGGTATGAGTACAACACCTTCAACAACCTGCTGGTTGCCCCCACCATGCAGGCACCCCAGATTGCTATtccccagcaccagcaccacactCCTGAAATGGTCACCACAGAGCTGCCAAGGCCCAAGCAACCAGCACCACGCTCCAAGCCCAGAACCTCGGCCTCAGAACGTATGTATTACTGTGATGTGTGTGGTGCctctttctccaattcctccaaCCTGAAGTCCCATGCCAGGATCCATTCAGGGGAGCGTCCTTACATATGTGAGGAGTGTGGTGTGTCGTTTGTGCAGAGCTCTAACTTAAAAGCccacaaacgaacacacactgGAGAACGGCCGTACACATGCTCTGAGTGTGGCCAGACCTTCTCACGCTCCTCTCACCTGACAGGCCATAAACGAACTCATACAGGTGAGAGGCCGTACATTTGTGGGATTTGTCAGGATTCATTTGTCACAAGCACACACCTGAGAAATCACATGCGGAAACATACTGGGGAGAGACCGTTTGCATGTCAGATCTGTGAAGCTGCCTTTGCACAAAATGCTTCTTTGCAAATTCACCTTCGTATTCATACTGGGGAGAGACCCTATAAGTGTACTGATTGTGCTGCTGCTTTCCGCTCTAAAGGGGACCTGAGGAGTCATCGCAAGCTCCACACTGATGAAAGACCCTTTTCATGTCACAGATGTGGGAAAGTTTTCAAAACCAATCAGTATCTACAGAAGCACCTAAAAAAATGTGGTGCTCCTCCCACTGGTAAGAAGAGAGGACGTCCCCGTAAGATACTCACAGCAGACTCAATGATCTCCAGCGTTTCCAAGAAAACATTGAACAAAGCACCCCGAGGCAAGAGTAAGGCCAAGAGCAAGAAGGGACGGTCCAGAGCAAGGCCGACAAGAGTCACCCGCCACACAAAGGTTGATGAACAAGGACAAATCATCCGAGAAGGAGACTTTGAAGATGATTCAAGTGAAGCCACTGAAGAAATTTTGGCCTCTGAAAAGATTACCAATGGGGACATTTTAGAGGAACCATCCACCAGCTCAGAACACTTACAgcaccaccaagaacaacagAAGCACCATTGTGTGGAGGCTCCAACACCTGACCCACTGGAGCACCAAAGAGAGGAAGTGCTTCCAGACCTGAAGATGTCAAATGAACAGTTTGAAGACATCACAAGTAATGGCATTGATCAGGTCACAGATGTTGATCAGACATTACACATTGCCCATGTAGAACACATTGAACACATGCCAATTGAGGCAATGGAGCGTGTTGTGCAGGCCACTCACTATTAA
- the LOC123506303 gene encoding zinc finger and SCAN domain-containing protein 22-like, protein MENLEHIVTSGATGVTHVAAVGTVQGVAGVTGVQTLNNVSGVNTVGSVAGVTGVTGLAWYNYSPDGVGQLITSGPAVQVELGSPDIARQFNQQVQAQYGNLQVQVQAVTNPTPVTKPPPASTPDPLMIVKQPKSRVRQSGGERVPCPECGKTVSCNATLRDHLRTHTGERPFVCGECGLAFAQRSNLRMHKRLHTGERPYMCGICGKTFARSSHLPAHMRTHTGEKPYVCQECNHAFITAQQLKNHFRVHTGEKPWKCDLCAAAFTHSSSLSTHKKKHTGQKPFQCEKCSKAFFFSSALDKHMKVHSKSRPFKCDSCDKAFKYKESLTVHKEKYCGKEVSKKPRAPRRPDAKKPGPKPGSGRKYVQKRKGRPRGRPRKRGRGKRGRPRKYFKQEDFDEEEEDIDGELEPEEVPLDEISEDQSEEIIPEAIIDPLKIEKIVEETELQHDSLEQHADELQHHQLQHEHLQHATHEIHIEDATALTIVSPEEAEQQAAAAGGVQLVTLHPEVPIQIVSHDPQTQVTHQLITRDGVQMWYPRQYQ, encoded by the coding sequence ATGGAGAATTTGGAGCACATTGTCACATCAGGGGCTACAGGGGTGACTCATGTGGCTGCTGTTGGTACTGTGCAGGGTGTAGCTGGAGTGACGGGTGTCCAGACATTGAACAATGTCAGTGGTGTAAACACCGTTGGGTCTGTGGCAGGTGTTACTGGTGTTACTGGTTTGGCCTGGTATAATTACAGTCCTGATGGTGTTGGTCAACTCATCACCAGTGGACCAGCTGTCCAGGTAGAGCTGGGCAGCCCAGATATTGCACGCCAGTTTAATCAGCAAGTTCAGGCTCAGTATGGCAACTTACAGGTCCAAGTGCAGGCAGTCACTAATCCAACACCAGTCACTAAGCCTCCACCTGCATCCACACCTGACCCACTGATGATTGTGAAGCAGCCCAAGTCTCGGGTGCGTCAGAGTGGTGGAGAACGTGTGCCCTGTCCTGAATGTGGCAAGACTGTGTCCTGCAATGCCACCTTGCGGGATCACCTCCGTACCCACACTGGCGAGAGGCCTTtcgtgtgtggtgagtgtggcttGGCATTTGCACAGCGCTCCAACCTCCGGATGCACAAGCGACTTCACACTGGTGAACGGCCATACATGTGTGGTATATGTGGGAAAACATTTGCTAGATCTTCACACTTACCTGCACATATGAGAACACATACTGGCGAGAAGCCATATGTCTGTCAGGAGTGCAATCATGCCTTCATTACTGCACAGCAGCTTAAAAATCACTTCAGAGTGCACACTGGAGAAAAGCCATGGAAGTGTGATCTTTGTGCTGCTGCATTTACACACTCATCATCACTCTCAACGCACAAGAAAAAGCACACAGGGCAGAAGCCTTTCCAATGTGAGAAGTGTAGCAAGGCATTCTTCTTTAGTTCAGCTCTGGACAAACACATGAAAGTGCATTCCAAGTCACGGCCATTCAAGTGTGATTCTTGTGACAAGGCATTCAAATACAAAGAAAGCTTGACTGTACACAAGGAAAAGTACTGTGGCAAAGAAGTTTCCAAGAAGCCGAGAGCACCACGGCGCCCGGATGCCAAGAAGCCAGGCCCCAAACCAGGTAGTGGCAGAAAGTATGTTCAGAAGAGGAAAGGACGACCCAGGGGACGACCTCGCAAGAGAGGCCGTGGTAAGAGGGGGAGGCCAAGGAAGTATTTCAAGCAGGAAGAttttgatgaagaggaggaagacattgaCGGAGAGTTGGAACCAGAAGAAGTTCCTTTAGATGAAATCAGTGAAGATCAGTCTGAAGAGATAATTCCAGAAGCCATAATTGACCCactcaaaatagagaaaatagtggAGGAGACAGAGCTTCAACATGATTCTTTGGAGCAGCATGCTGATGAACTCCAACACCACCAGCTGCAGCATGAACACCTGCAGCATGCCACTCATGAGATCCACATTGAAGACGCAACTGCGCTGACTATTGTTTCTCCTGAAGAGGCAGaacaacaagcagcagcagctgggGGGGTTCAGCTGGTGACTCTTCATCCTGAAGTCCCTATTCAAATAGTATCCCATGATCCCCAGACACAAGTGACCCACCAGCTGATAACTCGAGATGGTGTGCAGATGTGGTATCCCAGGCAGTACCAGTGA
- the LOC123506138 gene encoding zinc finger and BTB domain-containing protein 24-like, giving the protein MDSLGGQPVTQTTVQPTVWYNYGTWGDLVNHPMQVQVAVPTVQMVAAPSQTPSPAPAGVQTPVQEQMSVMVDIGPAKTAKKTKKPPPENQERNFHCEQCGSSFTNSSNLRSHMRIHSGVRPYVCVVCGKSFIQSSNLKAHKRVHTGERPYQCSECGQTFSRSSHLVGHKRTHTGERPYICGICGEAFFTSSHLRNHVRRHTGEKPYVCQYCGDSFGQSVELRVHVRHHTGEKPFNCRECETAFVSARELKAHRKTHHLGSKPFKCEQCDRCFRTPTFLSKHQVRCKGPRPKRPKGRPRKYPRLDGEEPPWKKPKKRKNKRPAAPTDRISRSTTRAIRNAQMKKEADDSNSEEGSHKLKDERKVEPQEETSLVQDTVAVSLEDIGGMKAEELVSEEQMSQLPMVPVVQVILDNLGQGGDGLDHTQQQTIVLQPTSSGMQTIQVPGGQNQQQIGVIDLSGQHLHQDDQQPVDSVPHGLTMVTSHLPITSNDHQHLPVISAHQVVSGHQQSPAVSAHQHSSQQQLPVVSAHQHQPLSVVAAHQQIPSITAHKQGLSNHQLPAVTAHQQAINSHQQLPVVSAHQQTLNAHQQVLVVSAHRQTAGNHQQVPVVSAHQQNTSIHQQTSVTAHQTVPVLAAHQQGLVVSAHQVPVASTSKEEGIDTSSQVVYGSGQPYVVDLSSPALSTQVPLVNQAVTSSQFTRP; this is encoded by the coding sequence ATGGATTCCCTGGGTGGTCAGCCAGTGACCCAGACCACTGTTCAGCCCACTGTGTGGTACAATTACGGCACATGGGGGGACTTGGTCAACCACCCCATGCAGGTCCAGGTGGCTGTGCCCACTGTGCAGATGGTTGCTGCACCCTCCCAAACACCCTCCCCAGCCCCAGCTGGTGTCCAAACCCCAGTACAAGAACAGATGTCAGTGATGGTTGACATCGGACCAGCAAAGACtgcaaagaaaactaagaagccTCCACCTGAAAATCAAGAGAGAAATTTCCACTGTGAGCAGTGTGGTTCTTCATTCACTAACAGCTCCAATCTGCGCAGTCACATGCGCATTCACTCAGGAGTGAGACCCtatgtttgtgtggtgtgtggcaagtCGTTCATCCAGAGCTCCAACCTCAAGGCACATAAGCGAGTACACACTGGAGAGCGGCCGTACCAGTGCTCTGAGTGTGGTCAAACGTTTTCTCGGTCATCCCACTTGGTTGGCCATAAGCGCACACACACGGGTGAGAGGCCTTACATCTGTGGCATATGTGGCGAAGCTTTCTTCACCTCGTCCCACTTAAGAAACCATGTTCGCCGTCACACTGGAGAGAAGCCTTACGTGTGCCAGTACTGCGGGGACTCCTTCGGGCAGAGTGTTGAGCTGCGAGTCCATGTCCGGCACCACACAGGAGAGAAGCCATTCAATTGCCGAGAGTGTGAGACAGCTTTCGTGTCCGCCCGTGAACTGAAGGCTCACCGCAAGACTCACCACCTGGGCTCCAAGCCATTCAAGTGTGAGCAGTGTGACAGGTGTTTCCGCACTCCAACCTTCCTGAGTAAGCACCAGGTGAGGTGTAAAGGCCCCAGACCAAAGAGACCCAAAGGAAGGCCACGGAAATACCCCAGGCTAGATGGAGAAGAACCTCCTTGGAAAAAGCCAAAGAAGCGGAAAAATAAGCGACCTGCTGCACCAACTGACAGAATCTCCCGTTCCACCACAAGAGCAATTCGCAATGCTcagatgaagaaagaggcaGACGATTCCAACAGTGAGGAAGGCTCACACAAgttaaaagatgaaagaaaagttgaaCCTCAGGAGGAAACTTCTCTAGTTCAAGATACAGTAGCTGTAAGTCTAGAAGACATTGGTGGTATGAAAGCTGAAGAGCTAGTGTCAGAAGAGCAGATGTCACAACTCCCAATGGTCCCTGTAGTACAAGTAATATTAGATAACCTTGGCCAAGGGGGTGACGGCCTCGAtcacacacagcagcagaccATTGTGTTGCAGCCTACATCATCAGGCATGCAGACTATACAGGTGCCTGGTGGTCAGAACCAGCAGCAGATTGGTGTGATAGACCTCTCAGGTCAGCACCTGCATCAGGATGACCAGCAGCCTGTTGACAGTGTTCCTCACGGCTTGACAATGGTCACGTCACACTTGCCAATAACATCAAATGATCACCAGCACCTTCCTGTCATATCTGCTCACCAGGTGGTCTCGGGTCACCAGCAGTCACCAGCAGTGTCAGCCCATCAGCATTCCTCTCAGCAGCAGCTTCCTGTTGTCAGTGCTCACCAACACCAGCCACTGTCTGTTGTGGCAGCTCACCAGCAGATACCTAGCATAACAGCACACAAGCAGGGTCTGAGCAATCACCAGTTGCCAGCTGTTACAGCTCACCAGCAAGCCATCAACTCTCACCAGCAGCTACCAGTTGTGTCAGCTCACCAGCAAACGCTCAATGCCCACCAACAAGTCCTTGTTGTATCAGCTCATCGCCAGACTGCTGGAAATCACCAGCAAGTGCCTGTTGTTTCTGCCCACCAACAGAATACCAGCATTCACCAGCAGACATCTGTAACAGCCCACCAGACAGTGCCAGTATTAGCAGCACACCAGCAAGGTCTTGTTGTGTCAGCCCACCAAGTGCCTGTTGCATCCACCTCCAAAGAGGAAGGTATAGACACAAGTTCCCAGGTTGTATATGGGTCTGGACAGCCTTATGTGGTGGACCTCTCAAGCCCAGCCCTCAGTACTCAAGTCCCCTTAGTGAACCAAGCTGTGACATCATCTCAGTTCACCAGACCATAG